Proteins encoded in a region of the Triplophysa dalaica isolate WHDGS20190420 chromosome 10, ASM1584641v1, whole genome shotgun sequence genome:
- the LOC130430126 gene encoding uncharacterized protein LOC130430126 translates to MYTTMMELLKFFIILLRLNCVFGESVYVLEGNPVCLHTNVTDTQEVYLMWSFRSSIIAKLDGATQEISLYDVDEGIFEDRLQLDNRTGSLTINDIRTKHSGLYQLKIISDQTSIKTFTLTVQDVFFAGLENKREGDSVTLNTGWTEMNKHNLLVWMFGPLNPDVHLAEIRINTYNITYGFDERYTDRVHLNHESGSLTIRDLKPTDTGVYQLQITNNKETIYRRFNVFVGSAEPGPSSGFIVLICAAVLLPLLGILVVFYYRQKYSNLKDEMKTVSVMEGNSAKLTTGISETQSDQEIIWRFAAKVIARFQKKKDNVSYSDDERFRNKLHLNPETGDLTINDIKIPISGDYHLVITNRTKISKSKRFKVVVRVDTLKVTEGETVILQTGVSQLQNDEKIRWRYGPKETIIAAIDGRNKEKSFNTNDEEFKRRIHLNDQTGSLTITNIKVRDAGGYELHIKSRNTTSYKRFNVLVWFNTLKHTAGDSVTLKTEISELQADARILWTFGDKNTTIAEINRASGHVSVYDGNDERFRDRLKLNEEKGDLTITNISRGHSEFYNLQITTSAENVCKRFMLIANEKLESVMEGDSVTLQPDDADIQRVHVMMLWMFGPDDNLIAKADKRQKILYDGADGRFKGKLDLNKDSGSLTISNINTKHAGLYKLQIISNTQTKYKRFTVTVTVRGSRERDCSQDSQTEFFYLQYKPHISNSMCFLCYANTIRNE, encoded by the exons ATGTACACCACGATGATGGAACTGTTGAAGTTTTTTATCATCTTGTTACGTTTAAACT gTGTGTTTGGTGAGTCTGTGTACGTGCTGGAGGGAAATCCTGTCTGTCTCCACACTAATGTTACTGACACACAGGAAGTTTATCTGATGTGGTCGTTCAGAAGTTCTATTATCGCTAAATTGGATGGAGCGACTCAGGAAATCTCACTGTATGATGTTGATGAAGGGATATTTGAAGACAGACTGCAGTTGGACAACcggactggatctctcaccatcaatGACATCAGAACcaaacactctggactttatcaactaaAGATCATCAGCGACCAGACATCAATAAAAACCTTCACTCTTACTGTACAGG ATGTATTCTTTGCTGGTCTAGAAAACAAGAGAGAAGGAGATTCAGTGACTCTAAACACTGGATGGAcagaaatgaacaaacacaaTCTATTGGTGTGGATGTTTGGACCTTTAAATCCTGACGTTCATCTTGCAGAAATCAGAATAAACACTTATAACATCACGTATGGTTTTGATGAGAGATACACagacagagttcatctgaatcATGAGTCTGGATCTCTGACCATCAGAGATCTCAAACCTACAGACACGGGAGTTTATCAACTACAGATCACCAACAACAAAGAGACCATATACAGGAGATTCAACGTGTTTGTTG GCAGCGCAGAACCGGGACCCTCCTCGGGGTTCATAGTTCTGATTTGTGCTGCTGTCCTGCTGCCTCTGCTGGGAATTCTGGTTGTGTTTTACTATCGTCAAAAATACTCAAATCTCAAAG ATGAAATGAAGAccgtgtcagtgatggagggaaaTTCTGCTAAACTAACAACTGGAATCTCTGAAACACAAAGTGATCAAGAGATAATCTGGAGGTTTGCAGCCAAAGTCATAGCTCGGTTTCAGAAAAAAAAGGATAATGTTTCTTATAGcgatgatgagagattcagaaaCAAACTTCATCTGAACCCtgagactggagatctcaccatcaatGACATAAAAATCCCAATCTCTGGAGATTATCATCTGGTGATCACCAACAGAACCAAAATCTCCAAATCTAAGAGGTTCAAGGTTGTTGTGCGAG TGGACACACTGAAGGTCACAGAAGGAGAGACTGTCATACTACAGACCGGCGTTTCTCAACTACAGAACGATGAGAAGATCCGGTGGAGATATGGACCTAAAGAAACCATCATAGCTGCAATCGATGGAAGAAACAAAGAGAAGTCATTCAACACTAATGATGAAGAATTCAAACGCAGAATTCATCTGAATGATCAGAcaggatctctcaccatcacaaacattaAAGTTAGAGACGCTGGAGGATACGAGCTACACATCAAGAgcagaaacacaacatcatataAGAGGTTCAATGTTCTCGTCTGGT ttaacacattaaaacacacagcGGGCGATTCTGTTACTTTAAAAACTGAGATCAGCGAGCTGCAGGCTGACGCTCGGATTCTGTGGACGTTTGGAGATAAAAACACCACCATCGCTGAAATCAACCGAGCCAGTGGTCACGTGTCTGTGTATGACGGTAATGACGAGAGATTCAGAGACCGACTGAAACTGAACGAAGAGAAAGGAGATCtgaccatcacaaacatcagcagAGGACATTCAGAGTTCTACAATCTACAGATCACAACCAGCGCGGAGAACGTGTGCAAGAGATTCATGCTCATCGCAAACG AGAAACTGgagtcagtgatggagggagattcagTGACACTACAACCTGATGATGCTGACATACAGAGAGTTCATGTGATGATGCTGTGGATGTTTGGACCGGATGATAATCTCATAGCTAAGGCTGATAAAAGACAGAAGATTCTTTATGATGGTGCTGACGGGAGATTTAAAGGGAAACTAGATCTTAACAAGGATAGcggatctctcaccatctcAAACATCAACACTAAACAcgctggactttataaactacagaTCATCAGCAACACACAGACCAAATACAAGAGATTCACTGTTACTGTTACTGTTCGAG gtagtagagagagagactgcTCTCAAGATTCACAGACTGAATTCTTTTATCTCCAGTATAAACCTCACATCAGCAATAGtatgtgttttctttgttatGCCAACACTATTAGAAATGAATAA
- the LOC130430243 gene encoding uncharacterized protein LOC130430243: MMMEPLMSVIILLSLKSVFGVSVSVSVLEGNPVCLHTNVTEIQKLYLMWSYRSSIIAKLDGATQEISLYDVDEGIFEDRLQLDNRTGSLTINDIRTKHSGLYQLKIISNQTLIKTFTLTVQDVFFAGLENKREGDSVTLNTGVTEMKKHNLMVWMFGPLNPDVHLAEIKINTYNITYGFDERYTNRVHLNHDSGSLTIRDLKPTDTGVYQLQISNNKETIYRRFNVFVGDAEPGLSSGFIVLICAAVLLPVLGILGVVYFRHKYSNLKDEMKTVSVMAGNSALLKTGISEMQRDHKIVWRFGAKGSIIVQFQKKTDNITYGDDERFRKKIYLDSQTGDLTINDIKIRISGDYHLEITNRTKISKSKRFKVVVRVDTLKVKEGETVELQSGISQLQSDEKIQWRCGPKDVVIAELDGKTKEKSFNTNDKQYRQRLHLNHQTGTLTIKNIKNTDAGGYELHIKSKNTTSYKKFNVLIWFHTLKHTAGDSVNLPTGICELKEDDRILWTFGDKNTTIAEINGDGSHVSVYDGNDERFRDRLKLNKHNGDLTITNISRGHSDVYNLQITTSADNTCKRFMLIANEKLELVMEGDSVTLQPDDDDDADIQRDHVMMLWMFGPDDNLIAKSDKKQKILYDGADGRFKEKLHLNESGSLTITNINTKHAGLYKLQIISNTHTKYKRFRVSLPGNKERVRSQDFTGMESEGIPLLPLQTSQL; this comes from the exons ATGATGATGGAACCGCTGATGTCTGTCATCATCTTGTTAAGTTTGAAAA gtgtgtttggtgtgtctGTGTCCGTGTCCGTGCTGGAGGGAAATCCTGTCTGTCTCCACACTAATGTTACTGAGATACAGAAACTTTATCTGATGTGGTCGTACAGAAGTTCCATCATCGCTAAATTGGATGGAGCGACTCAGGAAATCTCACTGTATGATGTTGATGAAGGGATATTTGAAGACAGACTGCAGTTGGACAACcggactggatctctcaccatcaatGACATCAGAACcaaacactctggactttatcaacttAAGATCATCAGCAACCAGACATTAATAAAAACCTTCACTCTTACTGTACAGG ATGTATTCTTTGCTGGTCTAGAAAACAAGAGAGAAGGAGATTCAGTGACTCTTAACACTGGAGTGACGGAAATGAAGAAACACAATCTAATGGTGTGGATGTTTGGACCTTTAAATCCAGACGTTCATCTTGcagaaatcaaaataaacacttataaCATCACGTATGGTTTTGATGAGAGATACACaaacagagttcatctgaatcATGACTCTGGATCTCTGACCATCAGAGATCTCAAACCTACAGACACAGGAGTTTATCAACTACAAATCTCCAACAACAAAGAGACCATATACAGGAGATTCAACGTGTTTGTTG GCGACGCAGAACCGGGACTCTCCTCTGGGTTCATAGTTCTGATTTGTGCTGCTGTTCTGCTGCCTGTGCTGGGAATTCTGGGTGTGGTTTACTTTCGTCACAAATACTCAAATCTCAAAG ATGAAATGAAGACCGTGTCAGTGATGGCGGGAAATTCTGCCCTGCTAAAGACTGGAATCTCTGAAATGCAAAGAGATCACAAGATAGTCTGGAGGTTTGGAGCCAAAGGTTCCATCATTGTTCAGTTCCAGAAGAAGACTGATAATATTACATAtggtgatgatgagagattcagaaaaaaaatctatctgGACAGTCaaactggagatctcaccatcaatGACATCAAAATCAGAATCTCTGGAGATTATCATCTGGAGATCAccaacagaactaaaatctccAAATCTAAGAGATTCAAGGTTGTGGTTCGAG TGGACACACTGAAGGTCAAAGAAGGAGAGACTGTCGAACTACAGAGCGGCATTTCTCAACTACAGAGCGATGAGAAGATCCAGTGGAGATGTGGACCTAAAGATGTCGTCATAGCGGAACTAGATGGAAAGACCAAAGAAAAGTCATTCAACACTAATGATAAGCAATACAGACAGAGACTTCATCTGAACCATCAGACCGGAACTCTCAccatcaaaaacattaaaaacacagacGCTGGAGGATACGAGCTACACATCAAGagcaaaaacacaacatcatacAAGAAATTCAACGTTCTCATCTGGT ttcatacattaaagcacacGGCGGGTGATTCTGTCAATCTTCCCACGGGTATCTGTGAGTTAAAGGAAGATGATCGGATTCTGTGGACGTTTGGAGATAAAAACACCACCATCGCCGAAATCAACGGAGACGGCAGTCACGTGTCGGTGTATGACGGTAATGACGAGAGATTCAGAGACCGACTGAAACTGAACAAACACAATGGAGATCtgaccatcacaaacatcagcagAGGACATTCAGACGTCTACAATCTACAGATCACAACAAGCGCAGACAACACGTGCAAGAGATTTATGCTCATCGCAAACG AGAAACTGGAGttagtgatggagggagattcagTCACACTACAacctgatgatgatgatgatgctgaCATACAGAGAGATCATGTGATGATGCTGTGGATGTTTGGACCGGATGATAATCTCATAGCTAAATCTGACAAAAAACAGAAGATTCTTTATGATGGTGCTGACGGGAGATTTAAAGAGAAACTACATCTGAACGAGAgcggatctctcaccatcacaaacatcaacaCTAAACAcgctggactttataaactacagaTCATCAGCAACACTCACACCAAATACAAGAGATTCAGAGTTTCTCTTCCTG GTAATAAAGAGAGAGTCAGAAGTCAAGACTTCACGGGGATGGAGTCCGAAGGGATTCCTTTACTTCCACTACAAACATCACAACTGTAG
- the LOC130430481 gene encoding SLAM family member 9-like: MSHVILLCVLFWSEFGVFGCVSVSVTEGDCVTFFVDLPETKMKKGISWKFGSYESVIADIKSGHITISDDKPDKRFKDKLQLNKHTGDLTITNTSITHTGLYQMTNIKTNEQLTTFTLTVYARLPVPVISRVSSLSGSSKCSVLCLAVNVSHVSLSWYKGKSLLSSIIVSEHSNINISLHLECLNDSYTCVINNPITNQTQHLNTDVCHKCSAPPTELSCCCFTEAVIRLVVSALVGVATVAVLVYDVRSRRDEQ; encoded by the exons ATGTCTCATgtgattttattgtgtgtgcTCTTCTGGAGTGAGTTTG gtgtgtttggttgtGTCTCTGTGTCAGTGACTGAAGGAGATTGTGTTACTTTTTTTGTGGATCTGCCTGAAACAAAGATGAAGAAGGGAATCTCCTGGAAGTTTGGATCTTATGAAAGTGTCATCGCTGATATCAAGAGTGGACACATCACTATATCTGATGACAAACCTGATAAAAGATTCAAAGACAAACTGCAACTAAACAAACATACTGGAGATCTGACCATCACAAAcaccagcatcacacacactggactttatcaaATGACCAACATCAAGACAAACGAACAACTCACAACATTTACTCTCACCGTCTATG CTCGTCTGCCTGTTCCTGTTATCTCGAGAGTCTCATCATTATCAGGAAGCTCAAAGTGTTCAGTGTTGTGTTTAGCGgtgaatgtgtcacatgtgagtctctcctggtacaaaggaaagagtttattgtccagcatcattGTGTCTGAACACAGTAACATCAACATCTCTCTTCATCTGGAGTGTCTGAATGATTCTTACACATGTGTGATCAACAATCCCATTACAAACCAgactcaacatctcaacactgatgtctgtcacaagtgttcag CTCCTCCCACAGAATTATCCTGCTGTTGTTTTACCGAAGCTGTGATCCGATTGGTCGTCTCTGCTTTGGTGGGTGTGGCTACTGTTGCTGTTCTGGTTTATGATGTCAGATCCAGAAGAGATGAACAATAG
- the LOC130429859 gene encoding natural killer cell receptor 2B4-like, whose product MHLASPEMKTRVGGCSVFCESVSVTEGDSVTLSADLTEIKDGISWKFGEIVIAEIKAGDNNISLHEDRADGRFTDRLKLDHTGSLTINNITITDSGLYQVINTDSKTKLKTVNITVYARLPVPDISRGSSQCSSSSSSNCSVLCSVMNVSHDVSLSWYKGKSLLSRIIASDLNIRLSLPLEVEYEDTNTYRCVINNPITNLTQHLNITQLCQPCSVFIHIVVICCAVVGSGIIVAVLLIFCIRKQTQTQTQQQADQAGEDEITYAETTFYERQTYKQSVLEDDVVYAGVMRR is encoded by the exons ATGCATCTTGCTTCGCCTGAAATGAAGACGAGAGTAGGCGGCTGCA GTGTGTTTTGTGAGTCTGTGTCAGTGACTGaaggagattctgtcactctgtcTGCGGATCTGACTGAAATAAAAGATGGAATCTCTTGGAAGTTTGGAGAAATTGTCATTGCTGAAATCAAAGCTGGGGACAATAACATCAGTTTACATGAAGACAGAGCTGATGGAAGATTcacagacagactgaagctggatcacactggatctctcaccatcaacAACATCACAATCACAGACTCGGGACTTTATCAAGTCATCAACACAGACTCAAAGACCAAACTCAAGACAGTCAACATCACTGTCTATG CTCGTCTGCCTGTTCCTGACATCTCAAGAGgctcttctcaatgttcttcatcatcaagCTCAAACTGTTCTGTGTTGTGCTCAGTGATGAATGTTTCACatgatgtgagtctctcctggtacaaaggaaagagtttattgtccaggATCATTGCGTCTGATCtaaacatcagactctctctacctctggaggtggaatatgaggatacaaacacatacagatgtgtcatcaacaatcccatcacaaacctcacacaacaTCTCAACATCACTCAACTCTGTCAGCCATGTTCAG TTTTCATTCATATAGTTGTGATCtgttgtgctgttgttggatctGGGATCATTGTAGCTGTACTTCTCATCTTCTGcatcagaaaacaaacacaaactcaaacacaacaacaag caGATCAGGCTGGTGAAGATGAGATCACTTACGCAGAGACAACATTCTATGAAAGACAAACATATAAACAG aGTGTGCTGGAGGATGATGTGGTGTATGCAGGAGTCATGAGAAGATGA
- the LOC130430237 gene encoding uncharacterized protein LOC130430237 isoform X1, translated as MILCIDSLSHLCQSVVHWSVRRRDLCIRLQAPQYCNTSQGLVYHFVVFSESKRKMSTCLILFLWSLSGVFSESVTEGDSVTLSVNLTEQQMNGGIYWMFGEILIAETENEIKFASYREDGADGRFKDRLELNLHNGSLTIKNITITDSGLYKVIKKDSKTKLKLFNMTVYARLPVPVITRDSSSSFSNCSVLCSVMNVAHVSLSWYKGKSLLSSISVSDNSNINISLRLECLDDSYTCVVNNHISKQTQHLNTDVCHKCSDVSDYICKCTFTEAVIRLVISALVGVAGVAVMVYDVRSRRD; from the exons ATGATTTTGTGTATTGATTCCTTGTCACATCTGTGTCAATCGGTTGTTCACTGGTCAGTGAGAAGGCGGGATCTCTGCATCAGACTCCAGGCACCTCAATATTGTAACACTTCTCAGGGTTTGGTTTATCATTTTGTTGTGTTCTCTGAAAGTAAGAGgaaaatgtcaacatgtttgattttgttcttGTGGAGTCTGTCTG gtgtgtttagtGAGTCTGTGACTGAAGGAGATTCTGTTACTCTATCTGTGAATCTCACTGAACAGCAGATGAATGGGGGAATCTACTGGATGTTTGGAGAAATTCTAATAGCTGAAACAGAAAATGAGATCAAGTTCGCCAGTTACCGTGAAGACGGAGCTGATGGAAGATTCAAAGACAGACTGGAGTTAAACTTACATAACGGATCTCTTACCATCAAGAACATCACAATCACAGACTCGGGACTTTATAAAGTCATCAAAAAAGACTCAAAGACCAAACTCAAGTTATTCAACATGACTGTCTATG cTCGTCTGCCGGTTCCTGTCATCACCAGAGACTCTTCATCTTCATTCTCAAattgttctgtgttgtgttcagtgatgaatgtggcacatgtgagtctctcctggtacaaaggaaagagtttattgtccagcatcagtgtgtctgataaCAGTAACATCAACATCTCTCTTCGTCTGGAGTGTCTGGATGATTCTTACACATGTGTAGTGAACAATCACATCTCAAAGCAgactcaacatctcaacactGATGTCTGTCACAAGTGTTCAG ATGTCTCTGACTACATCTGCAAGTGTACTTTTACTGAAGCTGTGATCCGATTGGTCATCTCTGCTCTGGTGGGTGTGGCTGGTGTTGCTGTTATGGTTTATGACGTCAGATCCAGAAGAGATTAG
- the LOC130430237 gene encoding uncharacterized protein LOC130430237 isoform X2 — MYHIKVIFKKVRRRDLCIRLQAPQYCNTSQGLVYHFVVFSESKRKMSTCLILFLWSLSGVFSESVTEGDSVTLSVNLTEQQMNGGIYWMFGEILIAETENEIKFASYREDGADGRFKDRLELNLHNGSLTIKNITITDSGLYKVIKKDSKTKLKLFNMTVYARLPVPVITRDSSSSFSNCSVLCSVMNVAHVSLSWYKGKSLLSSISVSDNSNINISLRLECLDDSYTCVVNNHISKQTQHLNTDVCHKCSDVSDYICKCTFTEAVIRLVISALVGVAGVAVMVYDVRSRRD, encoded by the exons ATGTATCATATAAAAGTCATTTTCAAGAAAG TGAGAAGGCGGGATCTCTGCATCAGACTCCAGGCACCTCAATATTGTAACACTTCTCAGGGTTTGGTTTATCATTTTGTTGTGTTCTCTGAAAGTAAGAGgaaaatgtcaacatgtttgattttgttcttGTGGAGTCTGTCTG gtgtgtttagtGAGTCTGTGACTGAAGGAGATTCTGTTACTCTATCTGTGAATCTCACTGAACAGCAGATGAATGGGGGAATCTACTGGATGTTTGGAGAAATTCTAATAGCTGAAACAGAAAATGAGATCAAGTTCGCCAGTTACCGTGAAGACGGAGCTGATGGAAGATTCAAAGACAGACTGGAGTTAAACTTACATAACGGATCTCTTACCATCAAGAACATCACAATCACAGACTCGGGACTTTATAAAGTCATCAAAAAAGACTCAAAGACCAAACTCAAGTTATTCAACATGACTGTCTATG cTCGTCTGCCGGTTCCTGTCATCACCAGAGACTCTTCATCTTCATTCTCAAattgttctgtgttgtgttcagtgatgaatgtggcacatgtgagtctctcctggtacaaaggaaagagtttattgtccagcatcagtgtgtctgataaCAGTAACATCAACATCTCTCTTCGTCTGGAGTGTCTGGATGATTCTTACACATGTGTAGTGAACAATCACATCTCAAAGCAgactcaacatctcaacactGATGTCTGTCACAAGTGTTCAG ATGTCTCTGACTACATCTGCAAGTGTACTTTTACTGAAGCTGTGATCCGATTGGTCATCTCTGCTCTGGTGGGTGTGGCTGGTGTTGCTGTTATGGTTTATGACGTCAGATCCAGAAGAGATTAG
- the LOC130430237 gene encoding uncharacterized protein LOC130430237 isoform X3 translates to MACCSRGATTQGVFSESVTEGDSVTLSVNLTEQQMNGGIYWMFGEILIAETENEIKFASYREDGADGRFKDRLELNLHNGSLTIKNITITDSGLYKVIKKDSKTKLKLFNMTVYARLPVPVITRDSSSSFSNCSVLCSVMNVAHVSLSWYKGKSLLSSISVSDNSNINISLRLECLDDSYTCVVNNHISKQTQHLNTDVCHKCSDVSDYICKCTFTEAVIRLVISALVGVAGVAVMVYDVRSRRD, encoded by the exons ATGGCTTGTTGTAGTCGTGGTGCTACAACTCAAG gtgtgtttagtGAGTCTGTGACTGAAGGAGATTCTGTTACTCTATCTGTGAATCTCACTGAACAGCAGATGAATGGGGGAATCTACTGGATGTTTGGAGAAATTCTAATAGCTGAAACAGAAAATGAGATCAAGTTCGCCAGTTACCGTGAAGACGGAGCTGATGGAAGATTCAAAGACAGACTGGAGTTAAACTTACATAACGGATCTCTTACCATCAAGAACATCACAATCACAGACTCGGGACTTTATAAAGTCATCAAAAAAGACTCAAAGACCAAACTCAAGTTATTCAACATGACTGTCTATG cTCGTCTGCCGGTTCCTGTCATCACCAGAGACTCTTCATCTTCATTCTCAAattgttctgtgttgtgttcagtgatgaatgtggcacatgtgagtctctcctggtacaaaggaaagagtttattgtccagcatcagtgtgtctgataaCAGTAACATCAACATCTCTCTTCGTCTGGAGTGTCTGGATGATTCTTACACATGTGTAGTGAACAATCACATCTCAAAGCAgactcaacatctcaacactGATGTCTGTCACAAGTGTTCAG ATGTCTCTGACTACATCTGCAAGTGTACTTTTACTGAAGCTGTGATCCGATTGGTCATCTCTGCTCTGGTGGGTGTGGCTGGTGTTGCTGTTATGGTTTATGACGTCAGATCCAGAAGAGATTAG